A stretch of Plesiomonas shigelloides DNA encodes these proteins:
- the ptrA gene encoding pitrilysin, with protein sequence MWVWSLLVCLPLLWSQQSLAAWQVLPEPVQKSERDSREYQPIRLDNGMTVLLVSDPKATKSLAAVTLPVGSMDDPNSQLGLAHYLEHMILMGSKKYPEADGFSLFLNKNGGSHNASTAPYRTSYYLEVENSAFDPAVDRLADALAEPLLDAKNGDKERHAVNAELVMARSRDGMRMAGVDSETLNPKHPTARFSGGNLETLSDKPNSKLHTELRKFYQRYYSANIMQAVLYSNQPLEQMAKLADASFGRIADHKINAPQVTVPLTTEKEEGIILHYVPVQPIKALRIDFTIPNDSAAFRNKVNTYIGYMLDNRSPGTLADWLLRQGLADGIQSNADPMLARNAGTFSIYISLTDKGLAHRDEIVASVFRYLRELEQKGIQKSYFDEIADVLMLDFRYQSITRDMSYVEDLSDNMLRVPVQNVLNSGVLADQFDPNAIRERLASMTPQHARIWYISPQEPHNKKAYFVNAPYSVSRITPEQFTLWQQQGAALNLKLPALNPYIPDDFSLQKPVKTDNGQPVAVIAKNDLQAWLAPSQYFVDEPKGVVTLDLRNPQADNSPRHQVLFALTDYLASLSLDELSYQAAIGGISFNSGNDNGLQVSASGFTQHLPKLMLALLQGYRDFNPTAAQLAQAKAWYRDRLDSVEKMRAYQQAVQPLQSLSAVPYFERSERLALLDSITLDELLQYRQQLLQQSTPALLAVGNFSEEQVKNLATQIKSQLQTQGKQAWYGETVVVSRAHHGYLARRISASDSALAALYVPTGYSERDSQAQAALLGQILQPLFFNQLRTKEQLGYAVFSYAMPVGRQWGLNFVLQTPEKTPAYLFERYQAFFKQADARLQSMPAEEFAQFKNALLNELRQPPQTLDEEAQRLSGDFSRGNAAFNGRAQLIAALEKLTQPQVYSFYHNAVMRGTGLSLLSQVQGGKGKEGFAHPAEWSAEASVSALQQALDKISNSAAH encoded by the coding sequence ATGTGGGTATGGAGTCTGTTGGTCTGCCTGCCGCTGCTTTGGAGTCAGCAATCATTGGCGGCCTGGCAGGTATTGCCAGAGCCGGTACAAAAAAGTGAGCGCGATAGCCGCGAGTATCAGCCGATCCGTCTGGATAATGGCATGACGGTGTTGCTGGTGTCCGATCCCAAAGCCACTAAATCCTTGGCGGCGGTCACTTTGCCGGTGGGCTCGATGGACGATCCAAACAGTCAGTTAGGGTTGGCACACTATCTGGAGCACATGATCCTGATGGGATCGAAGAAATATCCCGAAGCGGATGGCTTTTCCCTGTTCCTGAATAAAAACGGTGGCAGCCATAACGCCAGCACTGCGCCGTATCGCACCTCGTATTATTTGGAAGTGGAAAACAGCGCCTTTGATCCAGCGGTTGACCGCTTGGCCGATGCGTTGGCCGAGCCGCTGCTGGATGCCAAAAATGGCGATAAAGAGCGTCATGCGGTGAATGCGGAGCTGGTGATGGCGCGCTCGCGTGATGGCATGCGTATGGCCGGGGTGGATTCAGAAACCCTGAACCCGAAACACCCGACGGCGCGCTTCTCTGGAGGTAATCTGGAAACCCTGTCCGATAAACCGAACAGTAAGCTGCATACGGAGCTGCGTAAATTCTACCAGCGCTATTATTCGGCCAATATCATGCAAGCGGTGCTGTATTCCAACCAGCCGCTGGAGCAAATGGCGAAACTGGCCGATGCTAGCTTTGGTCGCATTGCCGATCATAAGATTAATGCGCCTCAAGTGACCGTGCCGCTGACCACTGAAAAAGAAGAAGGGATTATCCTGCACTACGTGCCGGTGCAGCCAATTAAAGCGCTGCGCATTGATTTTACTATCCCGAATGACAGCGCTGCGTTTCGCAATAAAGTGAACACCTATATCGGTTACATGCTGGATAACCGCAGCCCAGGTACGTTGGCTGACTGGCTGTTGCGCCAAGGATTAGCAGACGGCATTCAGAGCAATGCCGATCCGATGTTGGCGCGTAATGCCGGTACGTTCAGTATCTACATTTCGCTGACCGATAAAGGTCTGGCGCACCGCGATGAAATTGTGGCGTCTGTGTTCCGCTATCTGCGTGAGCTGGAGCAAAAAGGCATTCAGAAGAGTTATTTCGATGAGATTGCCGATGTACTGATGCTGGATTTCCGTTATCAGTCAATCACGCGCGATATGAGCTATGTGGAGGATTTATCCGACAACATGCTGCGGGTTCCGGTGCAAAATGTGCTGAACTCCGGTGTGTTAGCCGATCAATTTGACCCAAATGCGATCCGTGAACGCTTGGCGAGCATGACGCCGCAGCACGCACGAATTTGGTATATCAGCCCGCAAGAGCCGCACAACAAGAAAGCTTATTTTGTGAATGCGCCGTATTCGGTAAGCCGGATTACTCCAGAGCAATTCACGTTGTGGCAGCAGCAAGGCGCGGCTTTGAACCTGAAACTGCCGGCGCTGAATCCGTATATCCCAGATGATTTTAGTCTGCAAAAACCGGTTAAAACCGATAATGGTCAACCGGTGGCGGTGATCGCGAAAAACGATCTGCAGGCATGGTTGGCACCGAGCCAGTACTTTGTCGATGAGCCGAAAGGGGTTGTGACGCTGGATCTGCGCAATCCGCAGGCCGATAACAGCCCGCGCCATCAGGTGTTGTTTGCCCTGACTGACTATTTGGCCAGTTTGTCACTGGATGAACTGAGCTATCAGGCGGCTATCGGCGGGATCAGCTTTAACAGCGGTAATGACAATGGCCTGCAAGTCAGCGCCAGTGGTTTTACTCAGCATCTGCCAAAACTGATGCTGGCGCTGTTGCAAGGCTATCGCGACTTTAACCCAACCGCGGCGCAGCTGGCGCAAGCGAAGGCGTGGTATCGCGATCGTTTGGACTCCGTGGAGAAAATGCGTGCTTACCAGCAAGCGGTGCAACCGCTGCAATCACTCTCGGCGGTGCCGTATTTTGAGCGTAGCGAGCGTTTAGCACTGCTCGATAGCATCACGCTGGATGAGCTGTTGCAGTACCGTCAGCAGTTGCTGCAGCAATCTACGCCAGCTTTGTTGGCAGTGGGTAATTTCAGCGAAGAGCAGGTGAAGAATCTGGCCACACAGATCAAATCACAACTGCAAACCCAAGGTAAGCAGGCGTGGTATGGCGAAACCGTGGTGGTGAGCCGTGCGCATCATGGTTATTTGGCACGCCGCATCTCGGCCTCGGACTCCGCGCTGGCGGCATTGTACGTGCCGACTGGCTACAGCGAGCGTGATAGCCAAGCGCAAGCGGCCCTGCTGGGACAAATTTTGCAGCCGTTGTTCTTCAATCAGCTGCGCACCAAAGAGCAACTGGGTTATGCGGTATTCAGTTACGCGATGCCGGTTGGTCGCCAGTGGGGTCTGAACTTTGTTCTGCAAACTCCAGAGAAGACCCCCGCTTATTTGTTCGAGCGTTATCAGGCGTTCTTCAAGCAAGCCGATGCGCGTTTACAGAGCATGCCGGCGGAGGAGTTTGCCCAGTTCAAAAATGCGTTGCTCAATGAATTGCGCCAGCCACCACAAACGCTGGATGAAGAAGCGCAGCGCTTGAGTGGTGATTTCAGCCGTGGCAATGCGGCCTTTAATGGGCGTGCGCAGCTGATTGCAGCTCTGGAAAAACTAACCCAGCCGCAGGTGTACAGCTTCTACCATAACGCGGTGATGCGCGGTACGGGCTTGTCATTACTGTCGCAAGTACAAGGCGGTAAAGGCAAAGAGGGCTTTGCTCACCCGGCCGAGTGGAGTGCTGAGGCTTCGGTATCGGCGTTGCAACAGGCGCTGGATAAAATCAGTAACAGCGCAGCACATTAA
- the recC gene encoding exodeoxyribonuclease V subunit gamma, with protein MFTVYHSNQLDLLKSLLCQLMRLNPLDDPFEPDVVLVQSPGMAQWLRLQVAQEFGIAANMEFPLPATFIWNMFTCVLPDIPKQSAFGKEAMTWKLMTLLPAQLDDPLFEPLRHYLQGDLHADENQRKLYQLAARVADLFDQYLVYRPEWIASWERGETVAELADEHPWQPVLWRELVRLTAELGQPHWHRANLYQKFIQALEQAPTRPQGIPKRLFIFGISALPPVYLSALKALSLHCDVHLMFTNPSRHYWGDIQDPKWVARQWRSRDGDTTRPFLPPPNIGNPLLASMGKLGRDNFYLLAQLEPNDIEAFVEPQTDNLLHQLQRDILNLDDGTVLMPDVEHPRHPVAQNDHSIRINACHSPMREVEVLHDHLLHLLQADPDLTPRDILVMVADINRYSPYIQAVFSAGAKTGASEQVQRIPFSISDRSASQAHPILQAFLQLLQLPYSRFAAEEILALLEVPALARQFGIDEQGLVLLRQWVEESGIRWGLDDAAVAAEGLPVTGSHTWRFGVERMLLGYAMRTDSGLFDDQLPYDEVSGLRAALVGQLAALLETLALWRQAFSRAHTPQAWAALLSDFLSQLFVSDTETEPVLALITRQIERLVEQAALARFDAPLSLAVLRDALSAALDNERISQRFLAGQVNFCTLMPMRSIPFKVVCLLGMNDGVYPRSLPPLGFDLMAGRSQRGDRSRRDDDRYLFLEAILSAQQQLYISYVGRSAQDNTPRAPSVLVSELLDYLLQSRILAADAAAIKAACSEAQTSSASPQKLLQLYTDAEPHLQAHLVSEQTLTPFSPRNFMAEPKDEGGAAPAANAEASSPSSFAGQWLPSASRSGTPAPAFWAQSWQPEAGECELELDAVRQFYRHPVRAFFRQRLRVSFDAPQAGVPDNEPFGLDGLGRYGINQQLLNILLNHESPEQFFRRLRAEGRLPYGSFGELIWENLLADMQALSARIAHERQDTFDWEVELELGDDSASLQLRGWLQGVQDNGLLRWRPGTLNAVDALNLWLEHLVYCLVCHQHAVEPGVSRMLGRDESQYAFAPLAASEARVHLTCLLEGYQLGLQTPLSLLPKTGWAWLSRCYRDGAIADDAESQQKALRALRDCYLGGYQHNGEGEDPYLQRLFGGLSDDALAQITAQATRYLLPVMQHLSA; from the coding sequence GTGTTCACTGTTTACCACTCCAATCAGCTGGATCTGCTCAAATCCCTGTTGTGTCAATTGATGCGGCTTAATCCGCTGGACGATCCGTTTGAACCGGATGTGGTGTTGGTGCAAAGCCCGGGGATGGCGCAGTGGCTGCGTTTGCAGGTCGCGCAGGAGTTCGGTATTGCCGCGAACATGGAGTTTCCATTGCCGGCGACCTTTATCTGGAACATGTTTACCTGCGTGTTGCCGGATATCCCGAAGCAAAGTGCGTTTGGCAAAGAGGCCATGACGTGGAAGCTGATGACGCTGTTGCCTGCGCAGCTAGATGACCCTTTGTTTGAGCCGTTACGCCACTATCTGCAAGGCGATTTACATGCCGATGAGAACCAGCGCAAGCTGTATCAGCTAGCAGCGCGTGTGGCGGACTTGTTTGACCAATATTTGGTGTATCGCCCGGAGTGGATTGCCAGTTGGGAGCGCGGCGAAACGGTCGCCGAGTTGGCTGATGAGCATCCGTGGCAGCCGGTATTGTGGCGTGAATTGGTGCGTTTGACGGCCGAGCTTGGTCAACCACACTGGCACCGAGCAAACTTGTACCAAAAGTTTATTCAAGCGCTCGAGCAGGCGCCCACTCGCCCACAAGGGATCCCCAAACGGCTGTTCATTTTCGGGATTTCGGCCTTGCCGCCGGTATACCTCAGCGCCCTCAAGGCGCTCAGCTTGCACTGCGATGTGCACCTGATGTTTACCAACCCAAGCCGCCATTATTGGGGCGATATTCAAGATCCGAAATGGGTGGCTCGCCAATGGCGCTCTCGCGATGGGGATACCACGCGACCATTTTTGCCACCACCGAATATTGGCAATCCGCTGCTCGCGTCGATGGGCAAGTTGGGGCGCGATAACTTTTATCTGCTGGCGCAATTAGAGCCGAATGACATTGAAGCGTTCGTTGAGCCACAGACCGATAATCTGCTGCATCAGTTGCAGCGCGATATCTTAAATCTGGATGACGGCACGGTGTTGATGCCGGATGTCGAGCATCCACGCCATCCGGTGGCGCAAAACGATCACTCGATTCGCATCAATGCCTGTCATAGCCCGATGCGCGAAGTGGAAGTGCTGCACGACCATTTGCTGCACCTTCTGCAAGCTGATCCGGACCTGACGCCGCGCGATATTCTGGTGATGGTGGCGGATATTAACCGCTATAGCCCTTACATTCAGGCAGTATTTTCGGCGGGAGCGAAAACTGGCGCAAGTGAGCAGGTACAGCGAATTCCGTTCTCCATTTCTGACCGCAGTGCCAGTCAAGCGCACCCGATTTTGCAGGCTTTTTTACAGCTGCTGCAGCTGCCATATAGCCGTTTTGCCGCTGAGGAAATTTTGGCGTTGCTGGAAGTGCCGGCGCTGGCACGTCAATTTGGCATTGATGAGCAGGGCTTAGTGTTGCTGCGCCAGTGGGTGGAGGAGTCCGGTATTCGCTGGGGGCTGGATGATGCGGCGGTGGCCGCTGAGGGCTTACCGGTGACCGGCAGCCATACTTGGCGCTTTGGGGTCGAGCGCATGTTGCTGGGTTATGCCATGCGCACCGACAGCGGTCTGTTCGATGATCAGCTACCCTATGATGAGGTGTCGGGTTTACGTGCCGCGCTGGTGGGGCAATTGGCGGCGTTACTGGAAACCTTGGCGCTGTGGCGACAAGCCTTCAGCCGCGCGCACACGCCACAGGCTTGGGCGGCGCTGCTGAGTGATTTTCTCAGTCAGCTGTTTGTCAGTGATACCGAAACCGAACCGGTATTGGCGCTGATCACCCGTCAAATTGAGCGGCTGGTGGAGCAGGCTGCGCTGGCTCGCTTTGATGCTCCGTTATCACTGGCAGTATTGCGTGATGCGCTGTCGGCGGCACTGGATAATGAGCGGATCAGTCAGCGTTTTCTGGCCGGTCAGGTGAACTTCTGTACCCTGATGCCAATGCGCTCAATTCCTTTCAAAGTGGTGTGTTTGCTGGGCATGAATGATGGCGTGTATCCGCGCAGCCTGCCGCCACTGGGTTTTGACCTGATGGCGGGGCGTAGTCAGCGTGGCGATCGTTCGCGGCGTGATGATGACCGCTACCTGTTTTTGGAAGCGATTTTGTCCGCGCAACAGCAGCTGTATATCAGCTATGTCGGGCGTTCGGCGCAGGATAATACGCCACGAGCACCGTCGGTACTGGTCAGTGAATTGCTCGATTATTTGCTACAAAGTCGGATTTTGGCTGCGGATGCTGCCGCGATTAAAGCGGCTTGTTCTGAGGCGCAGACCTCCAGTGCATCGCCGCAAAAGTTGTTACAACTTTACACTGACGCCGAGCCGCATTTGCAGGCACATTTAGTCTCAGAACAGACACTTACGCCGTTCAGTCCACGTAACTTTATGGCGGAGCCAAAAGACGAAGGTGGTGCGGCGCCGGCGGCGAACGCCGAGGCAAGCTCGCCGAGCAGTTTTGCGGGGCAGTGGCTGCCGTCGGCATCCCGTTCGGGAACGCCGGCTCCGGCGTTCTGGGCGCAAAGTTGGCAGCCGGAAGCCGGTGAGTGCGAACTGGAGCTCGATGCGGTGCGGCAATTTTATCGTCATCCGGTTCGGGCGTTTTTCCGCCAGCGCCTGCGCGTCAGTTTTGACGCGCCGCAAGCAGGGGTGCCGGATAATGAGCCGTTTGGTCTGGATGGTCTAGGCCGCTATGGCATCAATCAGCAGCTGCTGAATATTTTGCTCAATCACGAGTCACCTGAGCAGTTTTTTCGCCGCCTGCGCGCCGAAGGGCGTTTGCCGTACGGCAGCTTTGGCGAGTTGATTTGGGAAAATCTGTTAGCGGATATGCAGGCCTTGTCAGCGCGTATTGCCCATGAGCGACAAGACACCTTCGATTGGGAAGTAGAGCTGGAGTTAGGCGACGATAGCGCGTCGTTACAACTGCGCGGTTGGTTGCAAGGCGTGCAAGATAACGGACTACTGCGCTGGCGTCCTGGCACATTAAATGCTGTAGATGCACTGAACTTATGGTTGGAGCATCTGGTCTATTGCCTAGTGTGCCATCAGCACGCGGTCGAGCCGGGCGTGAGCCGTATGCTGGGGCGCGATGAGAGTCAGTATGCCTTTGCGCCACTGGCGGCGTCTGAGGCGCGCGTGCATTTGACGTGCTTGCTGGAAGGCTATCAGCTGGGGTTACAGACTCCGTTGTCACTGCTGCCGAAAACCGGCTGGGCATGGCTTAGCCGCTGTTATCGTGATGGCGCGATAGCCGACGATGCTGAGAGTCAGCAAAAAGCCCTGCGGGCGCTACGCGATTGTTATTTGGGCGGATACCAACATAACGGTGAAGGGGAAGACCCGTATTTGCAGCGTTTGTTCGGTGGTCTCAGTGACGATGCGCTGGCGCAAATTACTGCGCAGGCCACACGTTATTTATTACCGGTTATGCAGCACTTGAGTGCGTGA
- a CDS encoding ABC transporter permease → MDVFTWTLSTLDSSLRLAVPLIFAAMGGIFSERSGVVDIGLEGKMLFAAFMAAAVSAVSGSVWLGLFSAIGASVLLSLVHGYACINQRGDQVISGLAVNFFASGMTITLGHAWFGRGGQTPTLESGQRFLVQTLPASEWMKAHVPIIGPLYEELISGHTLLVYLAFVAVVVTGWVLFQTRFGLRLRAAGEEPNAVDTAGISVARLRYSGVMLAGVMCGFAGAYLSVAQNAGFGREMTAGQGYIALAAVIFGKWRPWPTLWACLLFGFLTALETRMQGVSVPGIGVLPTQVFSALPYVLTVILMAGFIGRSVAPKAVGKPYIKER, encoded by the coding sequence ATGGATGTGTTTACTTGGACTCTCTCTACGCTAGATTCTTCGTTGCGTCTGGCGGTACCGCTGATTTTTGCTGCGATGGGTGGGATTTTCTCGGAACGCTCAGGGGTAGTGGATATCGGCTTGGAAGGCAAGATGCTGTTTGCCGCTTTTATGGCGGCGGCGGTGTCGGCGGTGAGTGGCTCTGTGTGGCTGGGGCTGTTTTCCGCCATTGGCGCATCGGTTTTATTGTCGCTGGTGCATGGCTATGCCTGTATCAATCAGCGCGGCGATCAGGTGATTTCTGGGTTGGCGGTGAATTTCTTTGCTTCGGGGATGACCATCACGCTCGGGCATGCATGGTTTGGGCGTGGTGGGCAGACGCCAACACTGGAAAGCGGGCAGCGTTTTTTGGTGCAGACCCTACCAGCTAGCGAATGGATGAAAGCCCATGTCCCGATTATCGGCCCGTTGTATGAAGAGCTGATTTCTGGCCATACCTTGCTGGTCTATCTGGCATTCGTGGCGGTGGTGGTGACTGGCTGGGTGCTGTTTCAAACGCGCTTTGGGTTACGTCTGCGTGCGGCGGGGGAAGAGCCAAATGCGGTGGATACCGCGGGGATTTCGGTGGCGCGTTTACGCTATAGCGGCGTGATGTTGGCGGGGGTAATGTGCGGTTTTGCCGGAGCCTATTTGTCGGTGGCGCAAAATGCGGGCTTTGGGCGTGAGATGACCGCCGGACAAGGCTATATCGCGTTAGCGGCAGTCATTTTTGGTAAGTGGCGACCGTGGCCAACATTGTGGGCTTGTTTGCTGTTCGGTTTTCTCACTGCGCTGGAAACTCGTATGCAAGGGGTCTCGGTGCCGGGCATTGGCGTATTGCCAACCCAAGTCTTCTCGGCGCTGCCGTATGTGCTGACCGTGATTTTGATGGCCGGCTTTATCGGCCGTTCAGTCGCGCCCAAAGCGGTGGGTAAGCCGTACATTAAAGAGCGTTGA
- a CDS encoding ABC transporter permease, which yields MMQGKMAPAWVRSALIPLLQLLLALGVSSLVVLMVGEDPLRAFDVMVDGALNLQNGGLSSTLYYATNFIFTGLAVALAFKAGLFNIGGEGQAYLGGLGITLVCLAFDQRWPMWVMAPVVILMAALFGAVWGAIPGWLQARRGSHTVVTTIMFNFIAASLMGYLVVEHIAKLGGNATDSRYFAPSAVFPKLHEWAAGHGIELPFSLLNPSLLLALLAAWAVWWLVWRTRLGYAIRVVGENPKAAEYAGIDTARIVMIVMALSGALAGMMAVNEVYGAQNRLIMNFTNGFGFIGIAVALMGRNHPVGVVLAALLFGALYQGGTELQFEMQELNPELIMVIQGLVIFFTGALDRLIRVPVERWFEPKEPS from the coding sequence ATGATGCAGGGAAAAATGGCGCCGGCGTGGGTACGTAGCGCACTGATCCCGCTGTTGCAGCTGTTGCTGGCGCTGGGCGTTTCCAGTTTGGTGGTGCTGATGGTGGGCGAAGACCCGCTACGGGCGTTTGATGTGATGGTGGATGGGGCGCTGAATTTACAAAACGGCGGCTTGTCGAGCACCTTGTATTACGCCACTAACTTTATCTTTACCGGATTAGCGGTCGCGCTGGCCTTTAAGGCGGGGTTATTCAATATCGGTGGGGAAGGGCAGGCGTATCTGGGCGGGCTTGGGATTACATTGGTGTGCTTAGCCTTTGATCAGCGTTGGCCGATGTGGGTAATGGCGCCGGTCGTGATTTTAATGGCCGCACTGTTTGGCGCCGTGTGGGGCGCGATCCCCGGTTGGTTGCAGGCGCGCCGCGGTTCACACACGGTGGTGACCACCATCATGTTCAACTTTATTGCGGCCTCACTGATGGGCTATCTGGTGGTGGAGCACATCGCCAAATTAGGCGGTAATGCCACTGATTCGCGCTATTTTGCGCCCTCGGCGGTTTTCCCTAAGTTGCATGAATGGGCCGCCGGACATGGGATTGAGCTGCCCTTTTCCCTGCTTAACCCATCGTTATTGTTGGCCTTGCTGGCGGCATGGGCGGTGTGGTGGCTAGTGTGGCGCACCCGTTTGGGGTATGCCATTCGGGTGGTGGGAGAAAACCCGAAAGCGGCGGAATATGCGGGCATTGATACGGCGCGTATCGTGATGATTGTGATGGCGCTGTCGGGGGCTTTGGCCGGCATGATGGCGGTGAATGAGGTGTATGGCGCGCAAAACCGCCTGATCATGAACTTCACTAATGGCTTTGGCTTTATAGGCATTGCGGTAGCCTTGATGGGGCGTAATCATCCGGTTGGGGTAGTGCTGGCCGCGCTGCTGTTCGGCGCCTTGTACCAAGGCGGCACCGAGCTGCAATTTGAGATGCAGGAGCTTAATCCGGAGCTGATTATGGTGATCCAAGGGTTGGTGATTTTCTTTACCGGCGCGCTAGATCGATTGATTCGGGTGCCGGTTGAGCGCTGGTTTGAACCGAAGGAGCCAAGCTGA
- a CDS encoding ABC transporter ATP-binding protein: MQQPSQPLPESLAKPEQGALAIELRHISKRFGSVVANHDICLQVTAGTIHGIVGENGAGKSTLMSILYGFYQADSGEILIDGQPATIHNSQQAIACGIGMVHQHFMLVETFTVLENVMLGAESSALLRHSRRQARQALEEIAARYGLAIDPDSVVGELPVGMQQRVEILKALYRGARILILDEPTGVLTPQEAEQLFAILHTLRAQGVTILLITHKLKEIMAITDAVSVMRRGEMVAHCRTAETSPPALAELMVGRKVLLRVDKAPSHPGEVCLRASHLSYRDPQGVWRLKDVSFALRAGEILGIAGVSGNGQSQLLEVLAGTLTPQIGELTLTTQKGNLNLGPKDRRDARQLRQFGVAHVPEDRLRQGLVKSFSAAENAILGYQYDAAYGRHSLDPLRVENAAQALMQAHDVRPPQPSLKTANFSGGNQQKLILAREMSRQPQVLLVGQPTRGVDIGAIEFIHRNLIAARDAGAAVLLVSVELDEIMALADRILVMVDGAITGEVKAAQTNERELGLLMTSSQFPERASQDGEKA; the protein is encoded by the coding sequence ATGCAACAACCCTCCCAGCCGTTACCGGAGTCATTAGCAAAGCCTGAGCAAGGGGCGTTGGCTATTGAGCTGCGCCACATCAGCAAACGCTTTGGTTCGGTGGTGGCCAACCACGATATCTGCCTGCAGGTTACGGCAGGTACTATTCATGGCATTGTCGGTGAAAATGGTGCCGGCAAATCAACCCTGATGTCTATCCTGTACGGCTTTTATCAAGCCGATAGTGGCGAGATCCTGATTGATGGTCAACCGGCCACTATCCATAACTCCCAGCAAGCCATTGCTTGCGGAATTGGGATGGTGCATCAGCATTTTATGCTGGTGGAAACCTTTACGGTGCTGGAAAACGTCATGCTGGGGGCGGAGAGCAGCGCGTTGCTGCGTCATAGCCGTCGTCAGGCGCGTCAGGCGTTGGAGGAGATTGCGGCGCGTTATGGTTTGGCTATCGATCCCGACAGCGTAGTTGGCGAGTTACCGGTTGGCATGCAGCAGCGGGTGGAAATCTTAAAAGCGCTGTACCGCGGGGCGCGCATTTTGATTTTGGATGAACCGACGGGGGTCCTCACGCCGCAAGAAGCCGAGCAGTTATTTGCGATTTTACATACCTTGCGTGCGCAAGGAGTAACGATCTTGCTGATCACCCACAAGCTTAAAGAGATCATGGCGATCACTGATGCGGTCTCTGTGATGCGTCGCGGTGAGATGGTGGCGCATTGCCGAACGGCGGAAACCTCGCCACCGGCCTTGGCGGAGTTGATGGTTGGGCGCAAAGTGTTGCTGCGGGTCGATAAAGCGCCGAGCCACCCTGGTGAGGTCTGTTTGCGCGCATCGCACTTAAGCTATCGCGATCCGCAAGGCGTGTGGCGTTTGAAGGATGTCAGTTTTGCACTGCGTGCCGGTGAGATTTTAGGGATCGCCGGTGTGTCGGGAAATGGCCAGTCGCAGCTGCTGGAAGTGTTGGCTGGAACTCTGACACCGCAAATCGGTGAGCTGACACTGACCACGCAAAAAGGCAATCTGAATCTGGGCCCCAAGGATCGGCGCGATGCGCGGCAACTGCGTCAGTTCGGGGTGGCTCATGTGCCGGAAGATCGTCTGCGGCAAGGCTTAGTGAAAAGTTTTTCGGCGGCGGAAAACGCCATCTTGGGTTACCAGTATGATGCGGCGTATGGGCGTCACTCGCTCGATCCGCTCCGTGTTGAGAATGCAGCTCAGGCGCTGATGCAGGCGCATGATGTGCGTCCGCCACAACCTTCCCTCAAAACCGCCAATTTTTCCGGCGGTAATCAGCAGAAACTGATTTTGGCACGTGAAATGTCACGTCAGCCGCAGGTCTTATTGGTTGGCCAGCCCACCCGCGGGGTGGATATCGGCGCCATTGAATTTATCCATCGTAATTTGATTGCAGCCCGTGACGCTGGCGCGGCGGTGCTACTGGTGTCGGTCGAGTTGGATGAAATTATGGCGCTGGCCGATCGTATTTTGGTGATGGTCGATGGCGCGATCACCGGGGAAGTGAAAGCGGCGCAGACCAATGAGCGGGAGCTCGGCTTGCTGATGACCAGCAGCCAGTTTCCCGAGCGTGCGTCGCAAGATGGGGAGAAGGCATGA
- a CDS encoding BMP family lipoprotein, with amino-acid sequence MRKWNAISYLAIAMAVSFSSHAQPLKPSVIYDMGGKFDKSFNQSAYNGAEQFKKETGINYGEFEITNEAQREQAMLRMAQKGFSPIVAVGFQQAPVIEKVAKQFPNTQFVLIDAVLDMPNVRSVVFKDQEGAFLVGALAAMKSQSQHVGFIGGMDIPLIRNFACGFEQGAKYQQPAVKVQVNMTGSTPSAWNDPTKGAELAKAQFDQGVDVVFAAAGGTGVGIYQAAADGKKYAIGVDSNQNYLHPGVMLSSMVKRVDVAVYNAFKDAQDGKFTAGEQSLGLKEQGVGWALDEYNRPLVTPEMEKQMNDLRQAVIDGKVKVHDYNLTQSCQY; translated from the coding sequence ATGCGCAAATGGAATGCGATCTCATATCTTGCTATTGCGATGGCAGTTTCTTTTTCCTCCCACGCTCAACCCCTCAAGCCCTCGGTCATTTATGACATGGGCGGCAAATTTGATAAATCGTTCAACCAGTCAGCCTATAACGGGGCGGAGCAGTTTAAGAAAGAAACTGGCATTAACTACGGTGAGTTCGAGATAACCAATGAAGCGCAGCGTGAGCAAGCGATGCTGCGTATGGCGCAAAAGGGTTTTAGCCCGATTGTGGCGGTGGGCTTCCAGCAAGCTCCGGTGATTGAAAAAGTGGCGAAGCAGTTCCCTAACACACAGTTTGTGCTGATTGATGCGGTGTTGGATATGCCGAATGTCCGTTCGGTGGTGTTTAAAGACCAAGAAGGGGCCTTTTTAGTCGGCGCGCTGGCAGCGATGAAATCGCAGAGCCAGCATGTGGGATTTATCGGTGGCATGGATATTCCACTGATCCGTAACTTTGCCTGTGGCTTTGAGCAAGGGGCTAAATATCAGCAGCCGGCGGTGAAAGTGCAAGTGAACATGACCGGCTCGACCCCATCGGCGTGGAACGATCCGACGAAAGGAGCGGAGCTGGCGAAAGCCCAGTTTGACCAAGGGGTGGATGTCGTCTTCGCTGCGGCGGGCGGCACGGGGGTTGGAATTTATCAGGCTGCCGCGGATGGCAAGAAATATGCTATCGGGGTCGACTCTAATCAGAACTACCTGCATCCGGGGGTGATGCTCTCTTCGATGGTTAAGCGGGTCGACGTTGCGGTCTACAATGCCTTTAAAGATGCGCAAGACGGCAAATTCACCGCCGGTGAGCAATCTCTGGGGCTGAAAGAGCAAGGCGTTGGTTGGGCTTTGGATGAATACAACCGTCCACTGGTGACGCCAGAGATGGAAAAACAGATGAACGATCTGCGTCAAGCGGTGATCGATGGCAAGGTGAAAGTGCACGATTACAATCTGACGCAGTCCTGCCAATACTAA